CCTGGACCCGGCAGGAGCTCCTGCGGGAACTCGTGCGCCGCGGCGCGCAGCCGATACCGCGACTCGTGGGCAGCGACACGGTACGCATCGTCCGGCCGGGAGCGACCCTGGCGCCCGACCGCTTCAGCGCGCGGGTGCGCACACTGCTGGAATCGCAATCGCCGCCCGTGGGCGCGCTCGACCACGAGTACGAGATCCTCCGCGTTCCCTCGCTGCGTGTCCCGCGGGCCGATGCATCGGTGCAGCTGGAGGACACCGGACCCCGCGTCGGCCGTGGGGCGGTCGCGGTGCGTGTCGACGACGGGAGCACCCACGGGCGCCGTGCCTACGTCACGGTCGATCGTTCGGTGCGTGTCGTGGTGCTGCGCAGTGGTCGCGCCCTGGCCGCCGACAGCCCCTTGGGAGTCGGCAACGCAGTCGCGGACACGATCTGGACCGACGACGACCGCGTCTTCGATCGACGCATCCGTCCGGACGAGGCCGACGGCCGTTGGGCGGTGATCCGCTCGATCGCCGGAGGACAGGTCCTGCGTCGCGGCGACGTCCGGGCCACGCCGGTGGTGCACCGCGGCGAGAACGTCCACTGGGTCGTCGAGCGCTCGGGTCTACGGGTGCAGGTCCGCGCCCGCGCGCGCAACGACGGAGCCGTGGGCGAGTGGATCACCGTGGAGAGCCCCTTCGACAATCGCCTGCGCCGGGTCGTGGTCGTGGGACCCGGGCGCGTGGCCGACCATCTTCCCGATCCACCGGTCGACGCGGCGACCGGTGAACGCGTCGGCACGACCGAGGAAGGACGATCATGAAGCGTCTCGTCGTAGGTGTCTGGACCCTTCTTCTCGCGCTCGCCTGTGTCCCGGCCCTCGCCGGAGCCGGCGATCCCTATCTCGACCTGGACCGCTCCACCGGCGGTGTGTCGAACCAGAAGGCCTTTCGGGTGGGCGACATCGTCACCGTCCTGGTCGTCGAGAACGCCCAGGCCAGCACCACCGCCAAGACCGATGCCAACACGAAGTCCGAGATCAGCGGCGGTCCAGGACTCGGGATCCTGAACCAGATCACCGACTGGGGCCTCGAGACCGAGAACAAGTTCGCCGGCGACGGCAAGAGCTCGCGGACGGGTTCGTTGAACACGCAGATGAGCACCCGGGTGGTCGAGCAGCTCCGCAACGGCAACCTGCGCCTGGCGGGCGAACGCACCGTCGAGATCAACGGCGAGATGCAGATCATCGAGCTCACGGGGATCGTTCGTCCGCAGGACGTGCGTGCCGACAACACGGTCGAGTCGACGCTGATCGCCGACGCCGTGATCAGTTACTCGGGAGACGGTCCGGTGGCCGACGCGCATTCGCCGGGACTGCTCACGCGCATCGCGAACTTCCTGTTCTGAGAGGGGTCGATCCATGACTCTGCTTCGCAAGGTCTTCGTCGCTCTCGTGGTTCTCGGTGTGTCGATCCCGGCCTCGCCTTCGACGGCGAGGAGTCCGGAACGCATCAAGGACATCGTGCGCTTCGACGACGAGGTCATGATGCCGCTGATCGGCACCGGGCTGGTGATCGGTCTGGCCGGCACGGGCGACGGCAACGGATTCGAGGCCTCGATCGAGGCTCTGGTCCGCAACCTCGAACGCCTGGGTGTGACCGTCGACCCGAACGGCCTGCGCACGAGGAACGTGGCCATGGTGCAGATCACGGCCAGCGTGCGGTCGCGAGCCCGTCCGGGCGATCGCTTCGACGTCACCGTCAGCTCCATCGGCGACGCCAAGAGCCTGGAGGGCGGGACGCTCCTCGCGGCGGCCCTGAACGGAGTGACCGACGGCGAGACCTACGCCATCGCCAGCGGACAGGTGTCGATCGGTGGATTCAACGTCGAGAGCGGCGCGAACAACCGCGTGCAGAAGAACCACGCCACCGTGGGCATGGTCAGCAGCGGGGGACAGGTGCACCGGTCGCTCCCCGGGGGGCCGCGATCGGACCACATCGGTCTCCTGCTGAACCATCCCGACCGGTCCACGGCGAGCAACGTGGCCAGGTCGATCAACGAGCGCTTCCCGTCGACGGCCCGGGCCGAGGACGCGGGTTTCGTCCGCGTGTACCTGCCCGACGGCTGGGTCGACGATCCCGTGGGATTCATGGCCGAGCTGGGCGAGATCCGCGCGGTGACCGATGCCAAGGCACGCGTGGTGGTCAATGAACGCACGGGCACGATCGTCGTGGGCGGCGGAGTGAGACTGCGCGAGGCGGCGGTGGCCCACGGAAGCCTGAACATCGAGATCCGCACGCGGTACCGCGTGAGTCAGCCGAACAGCTTCAACGAGTCGGGAGAGACGGTGGTCGTGCCCGACGTCCAGACCTTCGTCAACGATGCCGAGGCCCATGTCCTGCGGCTGCCGGACACCGTCACGGTGCAGGACATCGTGGATGTGCTCAACGGCATGGGGGCGTCGCCGCGCGACATCATCGCCATGCTCCAGGCCCTGCGGGCGGCCGGGTCGTTGCAGGCGGAGCTCGAGGTGATGTGATGAGCGATCTGCACGCGATCGGAGTCAAGCCCACAGTGCCGGCGTCGTCGAAGACCGAAGTCTCACCGGAGCTGATGGAGGCCGCACGGGAATTCGAATCGCTTCTGCTGAACACCATGATCAAGGCCATGCGCGACAGCGTGACGCGCAGCGACCTGTTCGGCGACACGAAGCACGTGGAGACCTACGAGCAGATGCTCGACCAGGAGTACGCGAAGGCCATGTCCCGTCAGGGCGGGCTGGGCTTCGCGCGCATGATCGTGGAACAGCTCGGCGGTGAGCAGGACCCCGGTGCGGGCCTCGAATCGCTGCGAAACGCCGCATCGCGCCTCCAGGCCGCGAAGCGTGGCTACGAAGCCTACGGCGAGGCCGCTTCCGCGGTCCGTCCCGACGCCCTGGGAGGCGAACGATGAACGCGACGACCGACACGTCCTGGTCCGACCTGGTGCGCCAGCTCGAACTCGAGCTGGAGGGCCTGAGCCGTCTCGTGAGGCTCTCGCATCGACAATGCCACTACTTGATGCGCCGCGACGAACGGCGGATCCACGCCAATGTCCGGGCCATCGACACGACACTGGCGGACCTGCGCGCCGCAAATGCGCGCCGGACCGGGACTCTCCGGAACCTGGGGATCACGGAGCGGGGCCGGAAAGGACTCAAGATCGCCACGGAACGCGCCGATACCCCCTGGCGAGAGCGGGTCCAGGCGCTGGAGGTTGCCCTCGCCCGGGTGATGGAACTCCTGGGTCACAAGAACCTCCAGAACTATCAGCTGTCCCGTTTCTCCCTGGATTCCGTCGGTGAGGAAATGCGCCTGCTCCTGGGCGCCTCCGAGGATCCGGGTTCGACCTACGACGCCGGGGGAGCGGCCGGGGATCCGGCGCTGCGCGGCGCGGTCGACGGGAGGGCCTGATGTCCGGCATCGGACTCATCAGCGCGTTGGACGTGGCCGTCAGCGGCATGTTCGTGAGCCAGATGGCCACGCAGGTCATCAATCACAACATCGCCAACGCCAACACACCGGGATACTCGCGTCAGTTCCTGCGGATCGGTTCGCAGGACCCCCTGCAGGTGACCTACGGCTCGATCGGCCGCGGGGCGACGTCCCTGGGCGTCGAGCGCGCCCAGAACGACTTCCTGCAGCAGCAGCTGGTGGACCAGAGCGCCCTTCTGGGTGACTACACGGCCATGGACGGGACGCTGCGGTCGGTCGAGGAGGTCCTGGGCGGACTGGACAACGACCGGATCCGTACCGCGATGGGGGAATTCTTCGAAGCCTGGCAGGGCCTGTCGCTCGACACCAACTCCGACGGTGCCCGCGAGGCGGTGGTGGGGGCGACGGCGAACCTCGCGCGCCAGTTCAACCAGATCGATTCGTCGTTGGCCCAGATCGAACGGGACACGCGCGACACCTTCGAAGCCTACGTGACCGACGTGAACGCCATGCTGAACCGCGTGGCCGATCTCAACGGCCGGATCGTCGCGGAGTCGGCGGGCGGTCACCGCCCCAACGACCTCATGGACCAGCGGCAGCAGGTCCTCGACGCACTGGCCGAGACCACGCGGTTCACCACGAACGAGCGCGGCGACGGCAGCGTGGACGTCATGATCGAGGGGCGCGCCGTGGTCACGCGCTCCCACGTGAACGAGCTGCGGGTCCAGGAGAGCACCACGGCCGACGGCGGCCGGGTCCAGGAGGCGGTGTTCGGCGGCAAGAACCCCGTGGTCGTGCCCTTCCAGGCGGGTGCCCTGGCCGGTTACCAACGCATGTCCAACGACATGGTTCCGGGGATCCGGGCCCAGCTCGACGAGCTGGCCTCGGAGATCATCCGCCGTGTCAACGATCTGCACGAGAGCGGGGTGACGGCCGAGGGTGTGGGCGTATCGCTGTTCAACGGGAACTCGGCGGCCACCATGTCGATCAACGAGGCGGTCGCGAACAACAATCGCCTGGTGGCCGCGGGTCGCGATGGAACCCCGGGCGACAACACGTTGGCCAAGGACATCGCCAACCTCGGAGCCACGGTGGTCGACGGCCACGACCGCTCGCTCGACGACATGTACTTCACGTTCATCGGTGGGGTGGCGAACGACCGCGGGCTGTACGACTCGTTGCTCTCCGGCCAACAGGGCATCGTCGAGTCCGCCCGGACCCGTCTCGAGGCCGAGAAGGGCGTGAACATCGACGAAGAACTGGCGAACCTCGTGATCTATCAGCGCTCCTACGAGGCGAATGCGCGCGTGGTGCGCGCCGTCGACGAGATGCTGGCCACCCTCGTCGGCATCATCTAGCCCGGGAGATCGAATCGATGCGCGTCACCAACCAGTCGGTCGCACGCAATCTGATCTTCGAGATCAGCCGCAACTACGACCGCATGAACATGTACCGGCTGCAGGTCTCGAGCGGGAAGAGCATCAACAGCTTCGCCGACTCGCCGCGCGACATCGGTCGACTGAAGCGCTTCGACGCGTTGCAGTCGTACAACGACCAGTACCTGAGGAACCTCACCAACGCGCGCTCGAAGCTCGAAGCCGTCGACACCTCCCTGCAGCGCATGGCCGGCGAGGTCGCGGGCCTGCGGGAGCTCGTGCAGAGTCAGGTGAGCGAGGGCATCACGAACGCCGACACGCGGGCCAACGTCGCGAACCAGGTGCGCGGCATGCGCGAGTCCTTCATGGCCTTCGCGAACCAGCAGATCGAAGGATCCTACCTGTTCGGCGGATTCCGGAACAATCGCGCTCCCTTCTCGTTGGTGGGCGACGAGGTCGCCTACAACGGTGACGATCGCGACCCCTCGGTCCAGGTCGGGCCGACGCTCGAACTCGCCACGAGTGTGTCCGGCGACGAGTTCATGGGCACCGACGCCGCGGTGATGGCCGGGACCACGGAACTCCGTCCGCGGATCCGGGCGGGCACGCAGCTGGCGGACCTCAACGCGGGCGCGGGCGTGGCGATGGGGTCGATCGAGATCCGGGCCGGGGTCGACCCGCCCGTCACGGTCGATCTGACGGGGTCGGCGACGGTGCAGGACGTGATCGACCGGATCAATGCGGCGTCCGGTGGGAGTTTCACGGCGTCGATCAATGCCGACGAGACCGGTCTGCAGATCGTCGGACCCCAGCCGGTGTCGGTGGGCGAGACGCTCGGCGGCAGCACGGCCGGAGACCTGGGCCTGCGCGGGACGACCACCGGGACGCTGCTGGTGGGCGACGCGATCCAGCCGCGCCTGGATGCCTCGGTCGATTTCGCCGAGATGCGGACCCTCGACGGTGAACTGCCGCTGGGGACCCTGCGGATCGTGATCGACGACGTGGTCACGGACGTCGATCTGTCGACGGCGAACAACCTCGGCGAGGTCCGTGCGGAGATCCAGTCCCTGATTCCGGACATGGACCTGCTGATCAATGACGGGTCCATCTCCCTCTCGCTCGATCGCGACGCGTCGTTCCGCTCGGAGAGCCCTCCGGGCGACGACACGGCCGCGCTCCTGGGGCTCTCCGGAGAGGCGAGTCCGACGCGGTCGTTCCAGGTGTTCCAGGACGTGATCGACGCCCTGGAGGCCGACGACACCGAGGCGTTGCGGCAGACCCTCGTCGAGATCAAGGACGTCCACGACCACCTGGTGGGACTGAACGTCCAGATCGGCGGGCGTCAGAACACCCTGGACAACCAGGAAGCCGTGCTCATGGAGCGCGAGCAGACACTCATGGTGGAGCGGTCGCGGATCGAGGAAGTCGATCTGGTGAACGTGGCCACGCGGCTGACCTTCGCCGAGACGACCTACCAGGCATCCCTGGCCTCGGCGGCGGGAATCTTCCAGATGTCCTTGCTGGACTACCTGTAGGGGGGAAGCGGATGCGCATCGAGAGCCAACGCATCGGGACCTTCGAGGTCGACGACCGGAGCCTGATCCAGTTCCCCTCGGGCCTGGTGGGATTGCCGGCCCGCAGCCGTTTCGTGATCCTCGAGTTCGACCGAGACGTACCGCTGGCGTGGATGCAGCACGTCGACGACCCGGAATTCGGACTCCCGGTAGCCGATCCGGGGATCTTCGTGCAGGATTACCAGGTCGAGGTACCTCGGTCCGACGTGGCCGATCTCGATCTCGGGTCACTGGACGACGCCGTCATGCTGGTGGTGACGACGATCCACCACGGTGGCATCATGGTGACCGGAAACCTGCGCGCCCCGCTGGTGGTGAATCTGGCCAACCGGCGCGGTCGACAGATCGTTCTCGATCGACCGGACCTCGACGTGCGGGCTCTGGTGGATCCGATCGCCTTTGCCCGGGCCTCGCGGACTCCCGGGGCCCAAGCCGTGACGGCGGAACCCGTGTCGGGCTGACCGGCCGATCCACCGCGCGCCATCGACAGGGAGGTCGTGGTGCTCGTCCTCAGTCGCAAACGCAACGAGAAGATCGTGATCGGGGACGGGATCACCGTGACCGTTCTCGAGGTCCGTGGTGACCAGGTGCAGCTGGGGATCGATGCTCCCCGCGAGATTCCGGTGCACCGCTACGAGGTCTTCGAACAGATCAAGCGCACCACCGACGAGGCGGCGCGAAGTGACCTGGATTCGCTCGAGGAGCTACGCCGACTGCGCCGGAAGAAGAGCGAGGACGACGACTGACCGCCCTCAGCGGTGGCGGTCGAGCACCACGGGTCCCTGTTCCCCTTCACCGTAGGGGTCGACGCGGCGGGCCCGCATCGATCCCAGAGCGCGCCCGACGTCCTGCTTCTCGTTCCGCATCCACTCGATCAGCGCGTGGCCCTCGTCGCGCAAGCGGTCGAGGGCGCCCTGCACGTGTGGCGAGCGGGGACCACTCTGCGGTCCGAGCAGTTCGACGAGTTCCCCCAGTGCCTCGGAGCGAGCGTCGAGCTCGGTCTCGATCTGGTGGAGCCGCCCCTGGCGGACGTGCTCGCGCAGGGCCGCATCGTGGGATCGAACCCGGTCGATGACCCGGCCGACGGAATCGGAGGGGGCGTCGTTCATGCCGAGATCGACAGGCTCGGCACCCGGTCGCCGGTCGGGTCCGCGCTGTCGGATGACGGGGCAGACGACTCGGTGTGCGACGGCGACGCAGCCTGCTCACCGCCCGGCTGAACGTTCTGCTCGGCGAGTTCTTCCCAGGAGCGGGCCAGGCGGCCCAGGACACGAAGGCAGTTCTCGAGGTGCGAGCTCCGGTTGTAGGTGCTGGCCTGCAGCAGCTCGTGTTCCACGTACTCGTACAGCAGGGCGAGCCGACCGACCAGTTCCGGGGCGACACTCTCGTCGAGCGCGTTGCCCAGCTCCTGGACGATCCGCATGGCGCGGTTGATCCGGTCGCCCTTGCGCGCGGTGTCGCCGTTGGCGATCGCCTCCTGCGCCTCGCCGATGTACTTCAGAGCTCCCTGGTAGAGCATGGCGACGAGTCGGGCGGGGGATCCCGTCTCGACGGCGGTGGCGGTGTACTGATGGACTGCGCGCTGATTGTCCATGGGTCATCGACTCCGTTCGATTGCGCGTGTGGGCGGATCACAGTCCGCCGAAGAAGCCCTGCTGTTGTTGCAGCCGGGAGATGGTCATCTCCATCGCGGTGAACTTCCGCGTGAGCGTCGATTCGTAGAGATCGACGGATCGTTCCTCGCGTTCGATGCGATCCTCGATCCTCGAGATCTCGGAGTTGATGCTGTCGGTCCGCAGGGCGATCAGCCCACGGCTGTCGCCGGTTCCCCGCGTGAAGGATTCGATGGTGTCGCCCAGCTGGAAGGCGATGCCTCCGCCGCTGGTTTCCGTCGGAGACTGCGTGAACAGGTCGAGCACGGCTCCGTAGTCGGCTTCCACGGCCGAGGACAGCTTGGCCTCGTCCAGCGACATCGTGCCGTTGCGGTCGAGGGACAGCCCGATGTTGGCGGCGACGATCCGTTCGCCGTCGTTCGGGCCCGTCGAGACCGAGGTCGTCATGATGCGGCTCAGGGTGCTGCGCACGCTGCGCACGAGCGAACTCCCCTGCAGTGCGCCCCCCTGGGCGGACTGGGCCTCGGCCAGATCCTTCAGCTCGTTGTAGGTATTCACGAACTCCTGGAGCTTCTCCGCCAGTGCTGTGGTGTCGCCTTCGATGGTGATCTCGGTGGTTCCCACAGACTTCAGGTCGAGCACGGTGCCCTCGAGCGCTCCCTCGACGGAGTTGTCGGGGCTGGTCACCGTGATCGAGTCGTCGATGGTCAGGAGGGCATCGGCCCCGGTCGTGGACACGGTGAACGCCGGTGCGGTTCCTCCCCCCAGGCCGCTGGTGTCGACGGTGAACTGGTTCGCGACACCGGACTCGTCGGCGCTGACCATGAGGCGGTATCCGCTGCCGTCGTTCACGACCGAAGCGGTCACTCCTGCGTCGGCTTCGTTGATCGCGAGCTTCAGGTCGGACAAGGACGAAGCACCGGCCTCGAGGGTGACCGTCGTGGTCTCGCCACCGAGCGTGAAGGAGAAGTCGCCCGCTCCGACGTCGTCGTTGAC
This portion of the Candidatus Krumholzibacteriia bacterium genome encodes:
- a CDS encoding flagella basal body P-ring formation protein FlgA, coding for MRASLLCWLLVVVAADVPAATPTVRLVDEAVVHGAQVRWADLVSGPMDSDLGRRVVCASPAPGHDRTWTRQELLRELVRRGAQPIPRLVGSDTVRIVRPGATLAPDRFSARVRTLLESQSPPVGALDHEYEILRVPSLRVPRADASVQLEDTGPRVGRGAVAVRVDDGSTHGRRAYVTVDRSVRVVVLRSGRALAADSPLGVGNAVADTIWTDDDRVFDRRIRPDEADGRWAVIRSIAGGQVLRRGDVRATPVVHRGENVHWVVERSGLRVQVRARARNDGAVGEWITVESPFDNRLRRVVVVGPGRVADHLPDPPVDAATGERVGTTEEGRS
- a CDS encoding flagellar basal body L-ring protein FlgH; its protein translation is MKRLVVGVWTLLLALACVPALAGAGDPYLDLDRSTGGVSNQKAFRVGDIVTVLVVENAQASTTAKTDANTKSEISGGPGLGILNQITDWGLETENKFAGDGKSSRTGSLNTQMSTRVVEQLRNGNLRLAGERTVEINGEMQIIELTGIVRPQDVRADNTVESTLIADAVISYSGDGPVADAHSPGLLTRIANFLF
- a CDS encoding flagellar basal body P-ring protein FlgI — protein: MTLLRKVFVALVVLGVSIPASPSTARSPERIKDIVRFDDEVMMPLIGTGLVIGLAGTGDGNGFEASIEALVRNLERLGVTVDPNGLRTRNVAMVQITASVRSRARPGDRFDVTVSSIGDAKSLEGGTLLAAALNGVTDGETYAIASGQVSIGGFNVESGANNRVQKNHATVGMVSSGGQVHRSLPGGPRSDHIGLLLNHPDRSTASNVARSINERFPSTARAEDAGFVRVYLPDGWVDDPVGFMAELGEIRAVTDAKARVVVNERTGTIVVGGGVRLREAAVAHGSLNIEIRTRYRVSQPNSFNESGETVVVPDVQTFVNDAEAHVLRLPDTVTVQDIVDVLNGMGASPRDIIAMLQALRAAGSLQAELEVM
- a CDS encoding rod-binding protein, with amino-acid sequence MSDLHAIGVKPTVPASSKTEVSPELMEAAREFESLLLNTMIKAMRDSVTRSDLFGDTKHVETYEQMLDQEYAKAMSRQGGLGFARMIVEQLGGEQDPGAGLESLRNAASRLQAAKRGYEAYGEAASAVRPDALGGER
- the flgN gene encoding flagellar export chaperone FlgN — protein: MNATTDTSWSDLVRQLELELEGLSRLVRLSHRQCHYLMRRDERRIHANVRAIDTTLADLRAANARRTGTLRNLGITERGRKGLKIATERADTPWRERVQALEVALARVMELLGHKNLQNYQLSRFSLDSVGEEMRLLLGASEDPGSTYDAGGAAGDPALRGAVDGRA
- the flgK gene encoding flagellar hook-associated protein FlgK; the encoded protein is MSGIGLISALDVAVSGMFVSQMATQVINHNIANANTPGYSRQFLRIGSQDPLQVTYGSIGRGATSLGVERAQNDFLQQQLVDQSALLGDYTAMDGTLRSVEEVLGGLDNDRIRTAMGEFFEAWQGLSLDTNSDGAREAVVGATANLARQFNQIDSSLAQIERDTRDTFEAYVTDVNAMLNRVADLNGRIVAESAGGHRPNDLMDQRQQVLDALAETTRFTTNERGDGSVDVMIEGRAVVTRSHVNELRVQESTTADGGRVQEAVFGGKNPVVVPFQAGALAGYQRMSNDMVPGIRAQLDELASEIIRRVNDLHESGVTAEGVGVSLFNGNSAATMSINEAVANNNRLVAAGRDGTPGDNTLAKDIANLGATVVDGHDRSLDDMYFTFIGGVANDRGLYDSLLSGQQGIVESARTRLEAEKGVNIDEELANLVIYQRSYEANARVVRAVDEMLATLVGII
- the fliW gene encoding flagellar assembly protein FliW; this translates as MRIESQRIGTFEVDDRSLIQFPSGLVGLPARSRFVILEFDRDVPLAWMQHVDDPEFGLPVADPGIFVQDYQVEVPRSDVADLDLGSLDDAVMLVVTTIHHGGIMVTGNLRAPLVVNLANRRGRQIVLDRPDLDVRALVDPIAFARASRTPGAQAVTAEPVSG
- the csrA gene encoding carbon storage regulator CsrA is translated as MLVLSRKRNEKIVIGDGITVTVLEVRGDQVQLGIDAPREIPVHRYEVFEQIKRTTDEAARSDLDSLEELRRLRRKKSEDDD
- the fliS gene encoding flagellar export chaperone FliS, which gives rise to MDNQRAVHQYTATAVETGSPARLVAMLYQGALKYIGEAQEAIANGDTARKGDRINRAMRIVQELGNALDESVAPELVGRLALLYEYVEHELLQASTYNRSSHLENCLRVLGRLARSWEELAEQNVQPGGEQAASPSHTESSAPSSDSADPTGDRVPSLSISA
- the fliD gene encoding flagellar filament capping protein FliD: MSAISFSGVASGLDTAKIVQELVALRRRPIQRYEQEKSGLDRSLRALDDLNTALEKLRGLAEGLDSEGEFSSRAARVGNEDLMAATADSASPVGTFRVTVDQLAQTHRTISQAYTSVNDDVGAGDFSFTLGGETTTVTLEAGASSLSDLKLAINEADAGVTASVVNDGSGYRLMVSADESGVANQFTVDTSGLGGGTAPAFTVSTTGADALLTIDDSITVTSPDNSVEGALEGTVLDLKSVGTTEITIEGDTTALAEKLQEFVNTYNELKDLAEAQSAQGGALQGSSLVRSVRSTLSRIMTTSVSTGPNDGERIVAANIGLSLDRNGTMSLDEAKLSSAVEADYGAVLDLFTQSPTETSGGGIAFQLGDTIESFTRGTGDSRGLIALRTDSINSEISRIEDRIEREERSVDLYESTLTRKFTAMEMTISRLQQQQGFFGGL